Proteins encoded together in one Longimicrobiaceae bacterium window:
- a CDS encoding TldD/PmbA family protein: MDRREFLAQSALVAAGLTAFGPEALAAVSPAARVASGADPAVRELAMRALEAARGAGASYADVRISRNRNQALSTREQQITGLSDNETYGFGVRVLANGGWGFAASRELSLDEVARVARQAVSQAKANAAAQVRPVVLAPVQKWPDGEWRSPVQIDPFDVSIEDKVGLMLAANQAALKVQGARFVNFNMFFLRQDKTFASTEGTFTQQTLYRSFPRMTVTAVGNNEFQNLQSTDVQPMGLGYEHVRDSNFVENAPRWAETAVRKLSAKPVQPGRYDLVLLPTHLWLTIHESIAHPTELDRIMGFEANYAGTSFIHPVEKFLGQFRYGPEFMNIQGERSTPGGLSTVGWDDEGVKPDEYLIVKQGVLHDLQTTREQAPMLADWYRQIGKPVRSHGNSYAESWSDVQFQRMPNVNLLPHPERDVSLDELVADVKDGILIDGDGSFSIDQQRYNAQFGGQAYYEIKNGKVGEMLKDVAYQMRTPEFWNAMDGLGGKSSYFLGGSFFDGKGQPSQSNAVSHGCVPTRHRKINVINTGRRA; the protein is encoded by the coding sequence ATGGATCGTCGAGAGTTCCTGGCGCAGAGCGCCCTGGTGGCGGCCGGGCTCACCGCGTTCGGGCCCGAGGCCCTGGCGGCGGTCTCCCCGGCGGCCCGCGTGGCGTCCGGCGCCGACCCCGCCGTGCGGGAGCTGGCAATGCGCGCGCTGGAGGCGGCCAGGGGGGCCGGCGCCAGCTATGCCGACGTGCGCATCTCCCGCAACCGCAACCAGGCCCTGTCCACCCGCGAGCAGCAGATCACCGGCCTCTCCGACAACGAGACGTACGGCTTCGGCGTGCGCGTCCTGGCCAACGGCGGCTGGGGCTTCGCGGCCAGCCGCGAGCTGTCGCTGGACGAGGTGGCCCGGGTGGCGCGGCAGGCCGTGTCGCAGGCGAAGGCCAACGCCGCCGCCCAGGTCCGGCCGGTGGTGCTGGCGCCGGTGCAGAAATGGCCGGACGGGGAGTGGCGCTCGCCGGTGCAGATCGACCCCTTCGACGTCTCCATCGAGGACAAGGTGGGGTTGATGCTGGCCGCCAACCAGGCGGCGCTCAAGGTCCAGGGCGCGCGCTTCGTCAACTTCAACATGTTCTTCCTGCGCCAGGACAAGACCTTCGCCTCCACCGAGGGGACCTTCACCCAGCAGACTCTCTACCGCTCCTTCCCGCGGATGACGGTCACCGCGGTGGGGAACAACGAGTTCCAGAACCTGCAGTCCACGGACGTGCAGCCCATGGGGCTGGGGTACGAGCACGTCCGCGACTCGAACTTCGTGGAGAACGCGCCCAGGTGGGCGGAAACGGCGGTGCGGAAGCTGTCCGCGAAGCCGGTGCAGCCGGGGCGCTACGACCTGGTGCTCCTCCCCACGCACCTGTGGCTGACCATCCACGAGTCCATCGCGCACCCCACCGAGCTGGACCGGATCATGGGGTTCGAGGCCAACTACGCCGGGACCTCGTTCATCCACCCCGTGGAGAAGTTCCTGGGCCAGTTCCGCTACGGCCCGGAGTTCATGAACATCCAGGGGGAGCGCTCCACCCCGGGCGGGCTCTCCACCGTGGGGTGGGACGACGAGGGGGTCAAGCCGGACGAGTACCTGATCGTGAAGCAGGGAGTGCTGCACGACCTGCAGACCACGCGCGAGCAGGCCCCCATGCTCGCCGACTGGTACCGCCAGATCGGCAAGCCCGTGCGCTCGCACGGCAACTCGTACGCGGAGAGCTGGTCGGACGTGCAGTTCCAGCGCATGCCCAACGTGAACCTCCTCCCGCATCCCGAGCGCGACGTCTCCCTCGACGAGCTGGTGGCCGACGTCAAGGACGGCATCCTCATCGACGGCGACGGGTCCTTCTCCATCGACCAGCAGCGCTACAACGCCCAGTTCGGCGGGCAGGCGTACTACGAGATCAAGAACGGCAAGGTGGGCGAGATGCTGAAGGACGTCGCCTACCAGATGCGCACCCCGGAGTTCTGGAACGCCATGGACGGCCTCGGCGGGAAGAGCAGCTACTTCCTGGGCGGCTCGTTCTTCGACGGCAAGGGGCAGCCCTCGCAGTCCAACGCCGTGTCGCACGGCTGCGTCCCCACGCGCCACCGCAAGATCAACGTCATCAACACCGGACGGAGGGCCTAG